The DNA sequence GTCTTTAAGGACAATCAAATAATTCAGACATACTTTACCACACCCCGGTGGTCCCCAAAGAATAATATTAGGAATCTCtcctttatttaataattgcaaTAACATACTTTGTCCTCCGAGAATGTGAGATTGTCCAACATAATCTGTCAGAGATGTCGGTCTCATTCTTTCAGCCAGAGgtacattttcttttttcacaGGTTTTGTGGTAACATTTAtttcctaaataaaaaataaatattagtattaatataaataattatttcaatcgaTTGTCATactcaatattattataatttataataaataaaatatgaataccTCAGTCTCGGCATTGGGAACATCATCAACATTTTCAACGTTACGTTTTTCAGTAGCCGatgaagacaaaaaaatttgcgtttgacttaaattagtatttacatttttttttaattttttaacaacatTAGGACTCTTGGCCTTGGATTGATTATCAATTCGCGGTCTTTTAAGAAACGCCTGGGGTTCTGAAGTCGActcatttaaaaacaaacacTTGGAAGCATGAGTTTCAATAGTTGATtgcggaaatttttttgaacaaatcgGACACTCGACTTCACTCtccattatttataaatatgaataataattactgataCAATCATCAATAACTCTGCAATACAATgcgataattattatcattgctataaaatataattgttgaTGTCCATTGATATTTTCTATTATCTATTTACCTGTCAGTTGTCACTCGTTTTTtgtatgattaaaaaaaatttttttaaataatttgagcaTCGGCTAGTGTTGCAATTacgttgatttaaattaatgtcacaattattaattaaaagagtTAACTTTTTATCAATACAAGCAAACCTTTGAGTTTATGATCCAAACAAAGCCAAACCTGAATCTTACGGTCAaggttataaaatatataaagctggattttcaataataaatttacttgaagTACCAATCACAGGATACGTAAAGTCGTATATTCAAATGTAAACATACCAAAAAAAAGTGCGGGAAGACcaatcagaaaaatttattcaaactgTAAATATTCATGCGATATTTTTCTCggaaaatgaatgaaatatttaacttgAGGGCACGTGTAGTATTAATACACGTGGtggaataaaataagaaaaataattatatttattaattaatttttattacagaaatttttataatttccgAGAAAATCTGTAAGacaaaaaatgcgcatttaaagaatttaaaaattaataagtgtatttttttaattattttctgtacacatttataacttaaaatttgtttgatgtctgctacattcacacgcatattttttaaaataataaagtaaaaaataaaaaaatacacgcttagacaattcaaaattcagtacatgcatttatttcaaattttattatttccattatttaatttttttatatgtaattgaaGAATTCTCATGTTTGCAACATTtacactaatattttttttcaggagaTTTTATCGTGGATTTGAATTTCCCAGTTATACTGATATCGACACAAACGATCGAGTTTTGTGTCAGCCAATTTTTAGATCAATAGATCAATTAttgaacattttataaaaattccacAACAATCCTTAAAAATCATTAGAAAtggtagaaatatttaaaatactaaaaaaaaaaaacacgcagGTTTTTCGTGCAAAAATCGTGTTGTTAATAGGCTGCGCTTGCACGGCTGCTGGTGAGCTTCAAGAATTTCTGAATGCCCTCTATATGTTTGCTTAACCTAAATTCATAATACCGAgttagattaaaaatatactacGTTACCCGGCATTTTGTATTTCTTtcgatattaattaaaacaaaaattatcaattataaaaatatgtttagtCCTGACTACTGTCCTTGCGAATCTCCAGATCTTtggaaagaagaagaagatgaagataaatattttcctgAAACTCAATGGTTGGATGGTTCATTCAATGAAACTTACAGGGATGAGTCTGGAAGTGAAACAAATATAAggttttgattatttttgtccacctaataaattattatcaatagaaAAATGAGTTTCTACATTTCTCTTATATTTTCAGTTTCACATGACAAATTATCcgtttatacatatatttttttccagtgATGATACACACAATAGTTCACAAAATGATGATGATTCTGATACTCCAGCACCACCAACAAAAATACTACAGTctacaaataatttagttgATAAATCAGCAAATGTcaggtagtaaatttaaatgttttgaaattttaattacattactataaatacttatcaataattatttgtaaattaaacgCAGGCTGTAATTCCAATCCATACATTTATTGACAAGATGACAATGTAATTATACTTGTAAGTTAATTTACTTAcgataatatcaaataatttataaatattgacagCTAATGTCAGGCGTCAGATTTGTCATTCGttgcaaaattttgatttcaagATGACAATTTATGTTGGAAAAATAGATTTGGAATACAGCAgacgtttaatttaatttaaacaatagatatatatttttttaaattgttatgagtgtaaatgtaacacattagacattttataaattttaaataaataagtaaattaattaattaaaataacgaaatgtaaaaaaattctagttctgatttttcaattatcgaAGTAgacgttttaaaatttttattttcacattttatttatttaaaaataaaaacaattgtcgattgtcagctacattcatatttattaattgttatatatttgcAGAAGCACTAACAAAGTCAGTAAAATAGATGAGAAAAGTAACCCAGCAGAAGATTCTCACGTACCCAGTGTTAGTGTTGGTAatgtgaagaaaaataaaatttacatagtAGACGAGTCGTCTGATTGTGACAGTGAAccagaaaattcaaatgtcaaATCACTGAGTGTAAAAGTTCCTCAGAAACTCGATGGGCATGTGAGAAGTAGTGAACCAATTTTTCCTGCAGCAAAACCTAGTAGTTCAAATGACAAACCACTAAAAGCTGGATCTCACCAAAGAGTTATGGGTTTTGAAGTAACACCGGATGCTTTACCTGACTCAAGCGATagtgatgataattttaaatctactcCTATTAAAAAGACAGTTGCATTTTCATTtccattttcaaaaaataaagaaaatttaaagagtGATTTTAGTAAAGATATATATGCAAGTGCGGAAGTTAAAAACTGGTTGGAGTCTCACGAGAAATCGCAATCACGATGGATAATTCCTAATGATCAATTGtaagttaatattttaacgctggataattagataatttttagtcaGTTACTCTTACAAATTGaattcggattttatttaagtttggTACTCAGAGTTCATCCGAGTTcactctgaaatttttttaccatataaaagtatgtaataaataacaactaatatttattattgttttaggAAAAGAAAACGTTTCGAAAAATGGGAGGAGTATTGCTTGCTTCATTATATAGTCAAAGACAAACTCATTCATAAGTGGAACTGTCAAAAAGTATGGGAGGAAATGAAGTACCGTTACAATgtaagtattataattattatttaatcatttatttacttttttacgtATTACtactatgattattttatctgTTTTAGTATTTACCACACAGATCTGTCAAATCTATCATGAATCGCTTTTACTCATATATAGTTcctcaaattaaaagttacgGCTTGCCTGAAACAATAGAAcaagaaattaaaaacataactCGAAAAAAACGTCCTccgtaaaaaattactaatttttatatttactattatttatttaattaaattatattgttaaattaatctagttaataacttttatagaattatttttgttactactttgaataaaaaattataactatttttaaataaatcaaattttcatataaattaaattttatttttttaaatactcgaatttaattaaaactatgtatttttaaataattcatgagCTTGCGCCTGACGTCTTACTGTATACATTCTATATTCTACtcctatatataatatattgatGTAATTCGCGCAATACTTATATCAAGTCTGTCTACTATAGCAAAGAGAAAGGAGAAGGGGATatcgtgttttttttattgaatatctaaaatataaaattgcacTACTGTACGTAAGAGGATTCGCGCGATGGCGGGTGTTATAACTCGATGTACTCAGATTCCAAAGAATCAATTAAGTGAGTTAAATGTcacttatattattattaatttaaattactttttaaatctgatactttcaaatttatcaaattatttagactgttatataataataatttgtattttaattcatatcCTGACACTTGTTCACCTAAAAATTTGACAggcttaataataataagagaaaaaaaatgtttttcaagGTCTACTTGGTGTTGTTTTGAATAACCAGCAGATAAAAAACTTCGCAGATGCTGCACCGGAGGGCAAGgtaattttcttttagttaaatattaatttttgagagATTGCACAAGTTGTGCAATAGCtgatttttgtttgaaaaaaaaaagttaaatgacATATGGACTGGGataaatgaaaacttttttttgtacagaAATTTGGAGGGCCGCTGAATGATCAGGACAggatatttacaaatttatatggTCGGCATGACTGGAGATTGAAGGGATCACTTAGAAGAGGGGACTGGTACAAAACGAAAGAAATTATTGGCAAAGGATCAGATTGGATTATAAATGAGATAAAAGTATCTGGGTTAAGAGGCCGTGGAGGTGCTGGATTTCCTTCGGGAATGAAGTGGTCTTTTATGAACAAGCCTTCAGATGGTAGACCTAAATATCTGGTGGTAAATGCTGATGAAGGCGAACCGGGAACATGCAAAGATCGAGAAATTATGCGACATGACCCTCATAAATTGGTAGAGGGTTGTCTGATTGCTGGACGCGCAATGGGAGCTTGTGCtgcgtatatttatattaggggagaattttataatgaagCTTCTAACATGCAAGTGGCTATTGCCGAAGCTTATCAAGCGGGATTGATAGGAAAGAATGCGTGTGGTTCTGGATAcgattttgatatttttgtcCAGCGGGGAGCTGGTGCTTACATTTGTGGTGAAGAAACTGCCTTGATTGAGTCTCTGGAAGGCAAACAGGGTAAGCCGAGATTGAAACCACCGTTCCCAGCTGATGTTGGTCTTTTTGGATGTCCTACCACTGTAACAAATGTTGAAACCGTCGCTGTTGCACCggtatgtattttaaaaatatttttttttagagttataataattaaattaatacatacactgtaaaaaatttgctgaGTGAACGCGGagtggatgattttttatttatttaattccgtcggagtgaatttcactccgaaggggagtttcggaaaatattaattataaaaaaaattactaatgcATAGTGAGGTGTCTTTGATAtttagacatttatattgagtacggaaataattacgagctccctttatataaaaacgaTGTCACTATagctatttaataatttaatatttttactatatattatatatatgaaattataatttagtgagttactaaaacattttataaattaaaaatataatattttaagtataattattgatatctcaatgaattatttatttaaataattatgtttctaattaacagctgtttctattaaatattaatttatttaagtgttGAAACTCCGGActggagtgaatgcggatttaaatcaaatccacgtcactccgaaatcactccgctCATAGAATCCCTATTCACTTCGCATgcagagttattttttttaaaacttcggAACTCCGAGTAAAGGAGTGaattcagatttaaataaaatccgtatcCACTCCTGATTTTTGACATTTGAGAACCTGAAGAAGTGACAAATTATTACGAGACGTTCAATAAAATGTGTCATTAAAACACGCAAAAGTGGTCCGGCTTTCTCAAAACttctattcaaatattaaaattaattatagaccATCTGTCGTCGTGGAGGTTCATGGTTTGCTTCTTTTGGTCGAGCAAGAAACCACGGAACGAAACTGTTCAATATCTCCGGTCATGTTAATAATCCTTGTACAGTAGAAGAAGAAATGTCGATACCTTT is a window from the Microplitis demolitor isolate Queensland-Clemson2020A chromosome 4, iyMicDemo2.1a, whole genome shotgun sequence genome containing:
- the LOC103568140 gene encoding uncharacterized protein LOC103568140, translating into MFSPDYCPCESPDLWKEEEDEDKYFPETQWLDGSFNETYRDESGSETNISDDTHNSSQNDDDSDTPAPPTKILQSTNNLVDKSANVRSTNKVSKIDEKSNPAEDSHVPSVSVGNVKKNKIYIVDESSDCDSEPENSNVKSLSVKVPQKLDGHVRSSEPIFPAAKPSSSNDKPLKAGSHQRVMGFEVTPDALPDSSDSDDNFKSTPIKKTVAFSFPFSKNKENLKSDFSKDIYASAEVKNWLESHEKSQSRWIIPNDQLKRKRFEKWEEYCLLHYIVKDKLIHKWNCQKVWEEMKYRYNYLPHRSVKSIMNRFYSYIVPQIKSYGLPETIEQEIKNITRKKRPP
- the LOC103568139 gene encoding NADH dehydrogenase [ubiquinone] flavoprotein 1, mitochondrial, with the translated sequence MAGVITRCTQIPKNQLSLLGVVLNNQQIKNFADAAPEGKKFGGPLNDQDRIFTNLYGRHDWRLKGSLRRGDWYKTKEIIGKGSDWIINEIKVSGLRGRGGAGFPSGMKWSFMNKPSDGRPKYLVVNADEGEPGTCKDREIMRHDPHKLVEGCLIAGRAMGACAAYIYIRGEFYNEASNMQVAIAEAYQAGLIGKNACGSGYDFDIFVQRGAGAYICGEETALIESLEGKQGKPRLKPPFPADVGLFGCPTTVTNVETVAVAPTICRRGGSWFASFGRARNHGTKLFNISGHVNNPCTVEEEMSIPLKELIERHAGGVIGGWENLLGVIPGGSSTPIIPKSVCDTVLMDFDDLVRVQSSFGTAAVIVMNKQTDVIKAIARLISFYQHESCGQCTPCREGISWMNKIIHRFVQGNAEEHEIDMLWELTKQIELHTICALADGAAWPVQGLIRHFRPVIEERMKKFKVSAAN